A window of Planctomycetota bacterium contains these coding sequences:
- a CDS encoding sugar phosphate isomerase/epimerase, with protein sequence MVPALATVCSLEAPLETVLEDYAAGQCHAVELWLGQVDAASARGGVGAVAAALERYAIRAVAASFQGGLLTSQGEARREHWRHFGERLATCRALSVPVLVVAGDAFGPLGDTDLARLSASLAEAASRAADGGVRLALEFDARASFPNNLQSALALVEGVGSPALGVCLDWFHFQVGPSKPADLGLLSTATLAHVQLSDVAGVPREMASDADRILPGEGGAPPDELVATLGRIGYRGAVSLEVLNPRLWRVPPRQFGEIAMTALRRVLGQAAMTDAPPAAPTP encoded by the coding sequence ATGGTTCCCGCCCTGGCCACCGTCTGCTCGCTCGAGGCACCGCTCGAGACGGTCCTCGAGGACTACGCCGCCGGCCAGTGCCATGCCGTCGAGCTGTGGCTCGGCCAGGTCGACGCCGCCAGCGCCCGCGGCGGCGTCGGCGCCGTCGCCGCGGCGCTCGAGCGCTACGCCATCCGCGCCGTGGCGGCGAGCTTCCAGGGCGGCCTGCTCACCAGCCAGGGGGAGGCACGGCGCGAGCACTGGCGCCACTTCGGCGAGCGCCTCGCCACCTGCCGCGCGCTGTCGGTGCCGGTCCTGGTCGTCGCCGGCGACGCCTTCGGCCCGCTCGGCGACACCGACCTGGCGCGGCTCTCGGCAAGCCTCGCCGAGGCGGCGTCGCGCGCCGCCGACGGCGGGGTGCGGCTGGCGCTCGAGTTCGACGCCCGCGCCAGCTTCCCCAACAACCTCCAGTCGGCGCTGGCGCTCGTCGAGGGGGTGGGGTCGCCGGCGCTGGGCGTGTGCCTCGACTGGTTCCATTTCCAGGTCGGTCCGAGCAAGCCGGCCGACCTCGGCCTCCTCTCCACGGCGACGCTGGCCCACGTCCAGCTCTCCGACGTGGCCGGCGTACCGCGCGAGATGGCCTCCGACGCCGACCGGATCCTCCCGGGGGAGGGGGGCGCGCCCCCCGACGAGCTCGTCGCCACCCTCGGGCGGATCGGCTACCGCGGTGCGGTGTCGCTCGAGGTCCTCAACCCGCGGCTCTGGCGGGTGCCGCCGCGGCAATTCGGCGAGATCGCGATGACCGCGCTGCGGCGGGTGCTCGGTCAGGCAGCGATGACCGACGCGCCGCCGGCGGCTCCCACTCCTTGA